One Sanguibacter sp. HDW7 DNA window includes the following coding sequences:
- a CDS encoding nucleoside triphosphate pyrophosphatase, translating to MTRLVLASASPARTATLSAAGIDAPVRVSGVDEDAVLADASDRFGALDPADAVLVLAQAKALAVAEDLEADGAPDALATDDVVVLGCDSMLEIDGEVVGKPGDAATARERWRRMRGRSATLHTGHWLVDLRDPAAGGTGGTLGATSSTVVRFADLTDDEIDAYVATGEPLVVAGAFTIDGLGGPFVTAVEGDPHGVVGLSLPLLRELLAEVDVRIHDLWRPRV from the coding sequence ATGACCCGGCTCGTCCTCGCCTCCGCCTCCCCCGCCCGTACCGCGACGCTCTCCGCCGCCGGCATCGACGCGCCCGTGCGCGTCTCCGGCGTCGACGAGGACGCGGTCCTCGCCGACGCGTCGGACCGGTTCGGTGCGCTCGACCCGGCCGACGCGGTGCTCGTGCTCGCGCAGGCGAAGGCCCTCGCGGTCGCGGAGGACCTCGAGGCCGACGGTGCTCCCGACGCGCTCGCCACGGACGACGTCGTCGTCCTCGGCTGCGACTCGATGCTCGAGATCGACGGCGAGGTCGTCGGCAAGCCTGGCGACGCGGCGACGGCGCGCGAGCGCTGGCGCCGGATGCGCGGCCGGTCGGCGACGCTCCACACGGGGCACTGGCTCGTCGATCTGCGCGACCCTGCCGCGGGCGGGACGGGAGGGACGCTCGGCGCGACGAGCTCGACCGTCGTGCGCTTCGCGGACCTCACCGACGACGAGATCGACGCGTACGTCGCGACGGGCGAGCCGCTCGTCGTCGCGGGCGCGTTCACGATCGACGGCCTGGGCGGACCGTTCGTCACGGCTGTCGAGGGCGACCCGCACGGGGTCGTCGGGCTGAGCCTGCCGCTGCTGCGCGAGCTGCTCGCCGAGGTCGACGTCCGCATCCACGACCTGTGGCGGCCCCGGGTCTGA
- a CDS encoding acylneuraminate cytidylyltransferase, with amino-acid sequence MTVNSPGPDGHSVGHDSIRQRVDRRPDPRPDLRQGGVPLAVVVIPARGGSRGIPRKNLERVAGRSLVARAVRSALGAGVGPVVVSTDDEDIAIEAARHGARVVRRPADLATDTAGSEGVVLHVLEQLDAHAEELPPVTVLLQATSPFVDPLDLAVAVHRVADGAADVVLSATEDHSFRWTHDRDGAASPVGHDASHRARRQDLPPQLRETGAFYAMRTTGLRAHRNRFFGRISLHEVRGLTSMEIDTPADLAHARAVAAHLLDPSSAPHIDVDAVATDFDGVHTDDHATVTANGTEHVRVHRGDGLGVARVRRAGVPFLILSTETDRVVAARGRKLGVDVVHGTDDKAGELLAWLAAHDLDPARVAYVGNDVNDLAPMSLVGWPVAVADAHPEVRAAARHVLTRAGGQGAVRELCDLVLAARDEHAALLEPLARPTLARPALVRPAFVPTRTTPSGHVAESGTASSATTPTSPALSTALRSQP; translated from the coding sequence GTGACAGTCAACTCACCAGGTCCCGACGGGCACAGCGTCGGGCACGACAGCATCCGGCAGCGCGTCGACCGGCGGCCCGACCCACGCCCCGACCTCCGCCAGGGCGGCGTGCCGCTCGCGGTCGTCGTCATCCCGGCCCGTGGCGGGTCGCGCGGCATCCCGCGAAAGAACCTCGAGCGCGTCGCGGGCCGGAGCCTCGTCGCCCGAGCTGTGCGCTCGGCGCTCGGCGCGGGCGTCGGCCCGGTCGTCGTGTCGACCGACGACGAGGACATCGCGATCGAGGCCGCTCGCCACGGCGCGCGCGTCGTGCGGCGTCCCGCCGATCTCGCGACGGACACGGCCGGCTCGGAGGGCGTCGTCCTCCACGTGCTCGAGCAGCTCGACGCTCACGCGGAGGAGCTTCCTCCGGTCACGGTGCTGCTCCAGGCGACGAGCCCGTTCGTCGACCCGCTCGACCTCGCGGTCGCCGTGCACCGCGTCGCCGACGGCGCTGCGGACGTCGTGCTCTCGGCCACCGAGGACCACAGCTTCCGGTGGACGCACGACCGGGACGGCGCCGCGTCACCCGTCGGGCACGACGCCTCGCACCGCGCGCGACGGCAGGATCTGCCGCCGCAGCTGCGCGAGACGGGCGCGTTCTACGCGATGCGCACGACGGGCCTGCGGGCGCACCGCAACCGCTTCTTCGGACGCATCTCGCTCCACGAGGTGCGGGGGCTCACGTCGATGGAGATCGACACGCCCGCAGACCTCGCCCACGCGCGAGCCGTCGCGGCCCACCTGCTCGACCCGTCGTCGGCCCCGCACATCGACGTCGACGCGGTCGCGACCGACTTCGACGGCGTCCACACGGACGACCACGCCACCGTGACGGCCAACGGCACCGAGCACGTGCGCGTGCACCGCGGCGACGGGCTCGGCGTGGCACGCGTCCGGCGGGCGGGCGTGCCGTTCCTCATCCTGTCGACCGAGACGGACCGCGTCGTCGCGGCGCGCGGTCGCAAGCTCGGCGTCGACGTCGTCCACGGCACCGACGACAAGGCCGGCGAGCTGCTCGCGTGGCTCGCTGCCCACGACCTCGACCCGGCGCGCGTCGCGTACGTCGGCAACGACGTCAACGACCTCGCACCGATGTCGCTCGTCGGCTGGCCCGTCGCGGTGGCCGACGCGCACCCGGAGGTGCGGGCCGCGGCCCGGCACGTCCTCACCCGCGCAGGCGGCCAGGGCGCGGTGCGCGAGCTGTGCGACCTCGTCCTCGCGGCGCGTGACGAGCATGCGGCCCTCCTCGAGCCGCTCGCCCGCCCCACCCTCGCCCGACCCGCCCTCGTCCGACCCGCCTTCGTCCCGACCCGCACCACCCCGTCGGGGCACGTCGCCGAGTCCGGCACCGCGTCCAGCGCCACCACCCCCACCAGCCCCGCCCTCAGCACCGCACTCAGGAGTCAGCCATGA
- a CDS encoding glycosyltransferase family 2 protein: MTLTDADARVAPARPTPSLTTAPRPRAERARAPRSSVRRSPAGDRDWPAVSVFATVRDEEQHLRRALTSVLTQDYPGELEVVVAVGPSRDDTYGIAAEIARADARVSVVENRTGLIPDGLNVAMRACDDRSEVLVRFDGHTALPDGYVRDAVAILLDTGADNVGGLMVPRGDGPTQRAVAIGMSHPVGIGPAPFHVGGVAGPSETAYLGVLRRVAVERVGGYDELFERAEDWELNLRLRRGGGLVWFDPALVVEYRPRASYRALARQFWSTGRWRREVVRRHRGTASMRYLAPPFAVLALLVGLVLGVAGLVGVVADTGVLGGALGRYLGGATWATWLVALGALPWLGYGIVVVGGTLVAGRGHPWRVVLRLPAVLVTMHLTWGAGFLRGIDAPR, translated from the coding sequence GTGACGCTCACCGACGCCGACGCACGGGTCGCGCCCGCGCGGCCCACGCCCAGCCTGACGACCGCGCCCCGGCCGCGCGCGGAGCGCGCGCGAGCCCCTCGCTCCAGCGTGCGCCGGTCTCCAGCGGGTGACCGTGACTGGCCGGCGGTTTCGGTCTTCGCGACCGTGCGTGACGAGGAGCAGCACCTGCGCCGCGCTCTCACGTCCGTGCTCACCCAGGACTACCCGGGGGAGCTCGAGGTCGTCGTCGCCGTCGGCCCCTCGCGCGACGACACCTACGGCATCGCCGCCGAGATCGCCCGCGCCGACGCCCGCGTCAGCGTCGTCGAGAACCGCACGGGACTCATCCCTGACGGCCTCAACGTCGCGATGCGCGCGTGCGACGACCGCTCCGAGGTCCTCGTCCGCTTCGACGGGCACACAGCGCTGCCGGACGGTTACGTGCGCGACGCGGTCGCGATCCTCCTCGACACGGGCGCCGACAACGTCGGTGGACTCATGGTGCCGCGGGGTGACGGGCCGACGCAGCGTGCCGTCGCGATCGGCATGTCCCACCCCGTCGGTATCGGTCCCGCACCCTTCCACGTCGGCGGTGTCGCCGGGCCGAGCGAGACCGCGTACCTCGGCGTCCTCCGACGCGTCGCGGTCGAGCGCGTCGGCGGCTACGACGAGCTCTTCGAGCGCGCCGAGGACTGGGAGCTCAACCTCCGTCTGCGGCGAGGAGGAGGGCTCGTGTGGTTCGACCCGGCGCTCGTCGTCGAGTACCGGCCCCGCGCGTCCTACCGGGCGCTCGCCCGGCAGTTCTGGTCGACCGGCCGCTGGCGCCGCGAGGTCGTGCGACGCCATCGCGGGACGGCGTCGATGCGGTACCTCGCGCCGCCGTTCGCAGTGCTCGCACTGCTCGTGGGGCTCGTGCTCGGGGTGGCAGGGCTGGTCGGGGTCGTCGCGGACACGGGCGTGCTCGGCGGCGCTCTAGGGCGCTACCTCGGCGGCGCGACCTGGGCGACGTGGCTGGTCGCGCTCGGAGCTCTGCCGTGGCTCGGGTACGGGATCGTCGTCGTCGGTGGAACGCTCGTCGCAGGACGCGGCCACCCGTGGCGCGTCGTCCTGCGGCTCCCCGCGGTGCTCGTGACGATGCACCTCACGTGGGGCGCGGGGTTCCTCCGCGGCATCGACGCGCCGCGCTAG
- a CDS encoding DUF885 domain-containing protein has product MTSATHDPSSSSSPDASGPGRTPSPIDALADAYVVTACRLDPFVATVMGVRGHDHEVPDWSPAGTAARAAAARETLAALDGLEPVDDVDRVTAAAMRERLGLELELFEAGELRAPLSNIASPAQDLRDVFDLMPTATPEDWETVALRLLAAPTAIDGYIESLREAVRTGPLPARHQVGLVVAQAREQADASSSFFTSFVEGEAVDAALDGSAVCAAVRRDLLEGAAGVRAAYGRLADVLEQEVAPHAPEADGVGEERYSLWSRYFLGARVDLRETYAWGLDELAQIVEEQEAVAAEIGGPGTGVARAIELLDADPAYTLEGTEALRRWMQETSDAAIDALDGTHFDIPEPLRSLECRIAPTQTGGIYYTAPSADFTRPGAMWWSVPASVTTFSTWRELTTVYHEGVPGHHLQVGGAVALPLNDWRRLMCFTSGFGEGWALYAERLMTDLGYVSTPGDRLGMLDAQRMRAARVVLDIGVHLGLPCPAEWGGGTWDADKAWEFLRANVSMDEDSLRFELDRYLGWPGQAPSYKVGQRIFEQLRDGARDAAAARGEEFDARAFHARVLSAGTVGLDTLRDVVLAEG; this is encoded by the coding sequence ATGACCTCCGCCACGCACGACCCGTCCTCGTCCTCCTCCCCCGACGCGTCCGGTCCGGGCCGGACGCCCTCGCCGATCGACGCGCTCGCCGACGCGTACGTCGTGACCGCCTGCCGGCTCGACCCGTTCGTCGCGACGGTCATGGGCGTCCGCGGCCACGACCACGAGGTGCCGGACTGGTCACCTGCGGGTACGGCCGCGCGGGCCGCGGCCGCGCGCGAGACGCTGGCGGCGCTCGACGGGCTCGAGCCTGTCGACGACGTCGACCGGGTGACGGCGGCGGCGATGCGGGAGCGGCTGGGCCTCGAGCTCGAGCTGTTCGAGGCGGGCGAGCTGCGCGCGCCGCTCAGCAACATCGCGTCGCCCGCGCAGGACCTGCGCGACGTCTTCGACCTCATGCCGACGGCGACGCCCGAGGACTGGGAGACGGTCGCGCTGCGTCTCCTCGCGGCGCCGACGGCGATCGACGGCTACATCGAGTCGCTGCGCGAGGCCGTGCGCACGGGCCCGCTGCCGGCGCGGCACCAGGTGGGGCTCGTCGTCGCGCAGGCGCGCGAGCAGGCCGACGCGTCGTCATCGTTCTTCACGTCGTTCGTCGAGGGCGAGGCCGTCGACGCGGCGCTCGACGGCTCGGCCGTGTGCGCGGCGGTCCGCCGCGACCTCCTCGAGGGCGCAGCCGGTGTGCGCGCGGCGTACGGGCGGCTCGCGGACGTGCTCGAGCAGGAGGTCGCGCCGCACGCCCCCGAGGCCGACGGCGTCGGCGAGGAGCGCTACTCCCTGTGGTCTCGCTACTTCCTCGGCGCGCGCGTCGACCTGCGCGAGACGTATGCGTGGGGTCTCGACGAGCTCGCGCAGATCGTCGAGGAGCAGGAGGCCGTCGCGGCCGAGATCGGCGGGCCGGGCACGGGCGTCGCGCGCGCGATCGAGCTGCTCGACGCCGACCCGGCCTACACGCTCGAGGGCACGGAGGCGCTGCGCCGCTGGATGCAGGAGACGTCGGACGCCGCGATCGACGCGCTCGACGGCACGCACTTCGACATCCCCGAGCCGCTGCGTTCGCTCGAGTGCCGCATCGCGCCCACGCAGACGGGCGGCATCTACTACACGGCGCCGTCGGCCGACTTCACGCGCCCGGGCGCTATGTGGTGGTCCGTGCCCGCGTCCGTGACGACGTTCTCGACCTGGCGCGAGCTGACGACCGTCTATCACGAGGGAGTCCCGGGGCATCACCTCCAGGTGGGTGGCGCGGTCGCGCTGCCGCTCAACGACTGGCGGCGCCTCATGTGCTTCACGTCGGGCTTCGGCGAGGGCTGGGCGCTCTACGCGGAGCGGCTCATGACCGACCTCGGCTACGTGTCGACACCGGGTGACCGGCTCGGGATGCTCGACGCGCAGCGCATGCGCGCGGCGCGCGTCGTCCTCGACATCGGCGTGCACCTCGGACTGCCGTGCCCGGCGGAGTGGGGCGGCGGCACGTGGGACGCGGACAAGGCGTGGGAGTTCCTCCGCGCGAACGTCTCCATGGACGAGGACTCGCTGCGCTTCGAGCTCGACCGCTACCTCGGCTGGCCCGGGCAGGCTCCCTCGTACAAGGTGGGACAGCGGATCTTCGAGCAGCTGCGCGACGGCGCGCGCGACGCGGCCGCCGCGCGCGGCGAGGAGTTCGACGCGCGGGCGTTCCACGCGCGGGTGCTCTCGGCGGGCACGGTCGGCCTCGACACGCTGCGGGACGTCGTCCTCGCCGAGGGCTGA
- a CDS encoding vitamin K epoxide reductase family protein produces MTDTDSRAGLADLADDLQPRGFRHSRGWIFGTMLVSALLSLTASFVLSYDAIVLAGNPDASFGCDINSVLSCSAVGVSWQASLFGFPNAFLGMICEPVVITIAVASLGGVRFPRWFMFAAQVVYLFGLTFAFWLFSQSMWDIGALCPWCLVITVGTTLVFMTLLHHNILENNLYLPPAAQKRALTFVRSGADAYVAAGIVVVLATLIVAKYGALVLG; encoded by the coding sequence ATGACCGACACCGACTCCCGCGCCGGCCTCGCCGATCTGGCCGACGACCTTCAGCCCCGTGGCTTCCGCCACTCCCGCGGCTGGATCTTCGGCACGATGCTCGTGTCCGCGCTGCTCTCGCTCACCGCGTCCTTCGTGCTGTCCTACGACGCGATCGTCCTGGCGGGCAACCCCGACGCGAGCTTCGGCTGCGACATCAACTCGGTCCTCTCGTGCAGCGCCGTCGGCGTCTCGTGGCAGGCGTCACTCTTCGGCTTCCCCAACGCCTTCCTCGGCATGATCTGCGAGCCCGTCGTCATCACGATCGCCGTCGCGAGCCTCGGCGGCGTGCGGTTCCCGCGCTGGTTCATGTTCGCCGCGCAGGTCGTCTACCTCTTCGGCCTCACCTTCGCGTTCTGGCTGTTCTCGCAGTCGATGTGGGACATCGGCGCCCTGTGCCCGTGGTGCCTCGTCATCACCGTCGGCACGACGCTCGTCTTCATGACGCTGCTCCACCACAACATCCTCGAGAACAACCTCTACCTGCCGCCGGCAGCCCAGAAGCGTGCCCTCACGTTCGTACGCTCGGGTGCCGACGCGTACGTCGCGGCGGGGATCGTCGTCGTCCTCGCCACCCTCATCGTCGCGAAGTACGGAGCTCTGGTCCTCGGCTGA
- a CDS encoding glycosyltransferase family 2 protein: MSVVVPARDQAEHVEAALLSLTRQLDDPRELEVVVVDDGSVDGTGDLVEAMSGRFARLELVRNDMPTGVANARNAGLALARGRHVAFLDPDDWFARGHLQHLSDALERLGVDFVRCDHVRDLHGTRSVRAVPEHRRGLVLDPREGIGPAHLTTPVDYPFVPFGLYDARLHDEGLLGFVAGLHTAEDRAWIWRMHLHARTWAVVDGLGAFYRRGTPTSLTRVLDRRQLDVVHAYREIFLLVRRDPAHAQHWAKAVRQLLAMACHHLARFEEARLEADLLGDASDAHAHSLLADELRDGVDVTLAIAPPEVVGPTLRDLSPRRRALLLGDPADPTPGLAPARTPSTSRSPR; this comes from the coding sequence GTGAGCGTCGTCGTCCCGGCGCGGGACCAGGCCGAGCACGTCGAGGCGGCCCTGCTCAGTCTCACGCGTCAGCTCGACGACCCGCGCGAGCTCGAGGTCGTCGTCGTCGACGACGGCTCGGTCGACGGCACGGGCGACCTCGTCGAGGCCATGTCGGGGCGCTTCGCGCGGCTCGAGCTCGTGCGCAACGACATGCCGACAGGCGTCGCGAACGCCCGCAACGCCGGGCTCGCCCTCGCGCGCGGCCGGCACGTCGCATTCCTCGATCCCGACGACTGGTTCGCGCGCGGTCACCTGCAGCACCTCAGCGACGCGCTCGAACGGCTCGGCGTGGACTTCGTCCGGTGCGACCACGTGCGCGACCTCCACGGGACGAGGTCGGTGCGGGCCGTGCCCGAGCACCGGCGCGGCCTCGTCCTCGACCCGCGCGAGGGCATCGGCCCTGCGCACCTCACGACACCCGTCGACTACCCCTTCGTGCCCTTCGGTCTCTACGACGCCCGCCTGCACGACGAGGGGCTGCTCGGGTTCGTCGCGGGGCTGCACACCGCGGAGGACCGGGCGTGGATCTGGCGCATGCACCTGCACGCGCGGACGTGGGCTGTGGTCGACGGCCTCGGGGCGTTCTACCGTCGCGGGACGCCGACGTCGCTCACGCGCGTCCTCGACCGTCGCCAGCTCGACGTGGTCCACGCGTACCGCGAGATCTTCCTCCTCGTGCGCCGCGACCCTGCGCACGCGCAGCACTGGGCGAAGGCGGTCCGGCAGCTGCTCGCGATGGCGTGCCACCACCTCGCCCGCTTCGAGGAGGCACGCCTCGAGGCGGACCTCCTCGGCGACGCGTCCGACGCGCACGCGCACAGCCTGCTCGCGGACGAGCTGCGCGACGGCGTCGACGTGACGCTCGCGATCGCGCCACCAGAGGTCGTCGGCCCGACGCTGCGCGACCTCTCGCCCCGCCGCCGTGCGCTGCTGCTCGGCGACCCCGCAGACCCGACGCCCGGCCTCGCGCCGGCCCGCACACCGTCCACCTCCCGGAGCCCCCGTTGA
- a CDS encoding DUF6716 putative glycosyltransferase: MTASNTRPPVARPVRILAVADSDSYLKWGAATLATLTDVGVLELVLLRSPILPSPDQRAAAVAGTPFARVDVPVLTPRALRAHLRMTDPDVVLLSATGPVAELVVRIVERADARAGRRRPTRATTGSAADRAVEPDAGLRPTTGTERARASGAAAPRSRRPALVGGLPGMSYPATLRALRFRAGQDAFVVHSQRERREFAAVADVLGLDLSVALAPLPFLPAPHVVTPRTQVPPDSEPLDAMPHDAAPRDASRTATTCGAPGHDSASLRAAPAATHRATAATQGAPLSRVVFAPQAKMPVTRPHRVQILEALARLAAARPGVDIVVKVRGLAGEAQTHHEDLPFDALLADLVASGSVPQGALRVATGPLSDQLVPGSALVTVSSTAALESLAAGVPTLVLEDFGVNERMLNAVFLGSGCLGTLDDLAAGRFGVPDQAWLDDNYLHMSPSELPALVRQLADARRAGSLVPPAASRRDGVVLGRSRRRLARTLVRSQAPTPVLTLLALPRSTRQALRQALRPAGRRVIAR; the protein is encoded by the coding sequence ATGACCGCCAGCAACACCCGACCGCCCGTCGCACGCCCGGTGCGGATCCTCGCTGTCGCCGACTCCGACTCGTACCTCAAGTGGGGTGCAGCGACGCTCGCGACGCTCACGGACGTCGGGGTGCTCGAGCTCGTGCTCCTGCGGTCCCCGATCCTGCCGTCGCCGGACCAGCGCGCCGCCGCGGTCGCGGGGACGCCGTTCGCGCGCGTCGACGTCCCCGTGCTCACCCCGCGCGCGCTGCGCGCGCACCTGCGGATGACGGATCCTGACGTCGTGCTGCTCTCGGCGACCGGGCCGGTCGCCGAGCTCGTCGTCCGGATCGTCGAGCGCGCCGATGCACGCGCCGGGCGACGTCGCCCCACCCGTGCCACAACGGGCTCCGCCGCCGATCGCGCCGTCGAACCCGATGCCGGTCTCCGCCCGACGACGGGGACGGAGCGTGCCCGCGCCTCAGGCGCCGCCGCCCCCAGGAGTCGTAGGCCCGCGCTCGTCGGCGGCCTGCCCGGGATGTCGTACCCGGCCACGCTGCGGGCGCTCAGGTTCCGCGCCGGCCAGGACGCGTTCGTCGTCCACTCCCAACGCGAGCGGCGTGAGTTCGCCGCGGTCGCCGACGTTCTCGGGCTCGACCTATCCGTCGCCCTCGCCCCGCTGCCGTTCCTGCCTGCACCGCACGTGGTCACGCCGAGGACGCAGGTTCCGCCCGACAGTGAACCGCTCGACGCAATGCCGCATGACGCAGCGCCGCGCGACGCCTCGCGTACCGCGACCACGTGCGGTGCACCCGGCCACGACTCCGCAAGCCTCCGCGCGGCTCCGGCCGCCACCCACAGGGCTACCGCCGCCACCCAGGGGGCTCCGCTGTCGCGCGTGGTCTTTGCCCCGCAGGCGAAGATGCCGGTGACACGCCCCCACCGCGTGCAGATCCTGGAGGCGCTCGCGCGTCTCGCCGCGGCACGGCCCGGCGTCGACATCGTCGTCAAGGTCCGCGGTCTCGCGGGCGAGGCGCAGACGCACCACGAGGACCTGCCGTTCGACGCGCTGCTCGCGGACCTCGTCGCGTCGGGCAGCGTCCCGCAGGGCGCGCTGCGGGTTGCGACCGGGCCACTCTCGGACCAGCTCGTCCCGGGGTCCGCGCTCGTCACGGTGTCCTCGACCGCGGCGCTCGAGTCGCTCGCTGCCGGCGTCCCGACGCTCGTCCTCGAGGACTTCGGGGTCAACGAGCGCATGCTCAACGCGGTGTTTCTCGGCTCGGGCTGCCTCGGCACGCTCGACGACCTCGCAGCCGGACGCTTCGGCGTCCCCGACCAGGCGTGGCTCGACGACAACTACCTCCACATGTCGCCGAGCGAGCTCCCGGCGCTCGTCCGCCAGCTCGCTGACGCGCGGCGCGCGGGCTCCCTGGTCCCGCCCGCGGCGTCCCGGCGTGACGGCGTCGTACTGGGGCGCAGCCGACGACGGCTCGCCCGCACGCTCGTCCGGTCGCAGGCCCCGACCCCCGTCCTCACGCTGCTCGCTCTCCCCCGCAGCACGCGTCAGGCGCTCCGTCAGGCGCTCCGCCCCGCAGGCCGGCGCGTCATCGCACGCTGA
- a CDS encoding N-acetylneuraminate synthase family protein, with amino-acid sequence MTTHPLSTTPASPVAIGEQLVGAGHPVYVIGEIGINHNGDVEIAKQLIDVAAEAGANAVKFQKRTPEICTPAAQRDQIRSTPWGEMTYLDYRFRVELDRGSYEKIAQHAADRGLHWFASPWDVPSVAFLEDLGVVTHKVASASVTDLELLRALAATGKSIILSTGMSTIEQIDTAVETLGTSNLVLMHATSTYPLPPEEANLRTIATLSERYGVPVGYSGHERGLQISVAAVALGAVTVERHITLDRTMWGSDQASSLEPTGFKNLVRDIRIVEQAMGDGIKRVFPGELAPLSRLRRVDA; translated from the coding sequence ATGACCACGCACCCCCTCAGCACCACGCCCGCATCCCCCGTCGCGATCGGCGAGCAGCTCGTCGGCGCGGGCCACCCCGTCTACGTCATCGGTGAGATCGGCATCAACCACAACGGTGACGTCGAGATCGCCAAGCAGCTCATCGACGTCGCCGCCGAGGCCGGCGCGAACGCGGTGAAGTTCCAGAAGCGCACTCCGGAGATCTGCACGCCGGCCGCGCAGCGCGATCAGATCCGCTCGACCCCGTGGGGCGAGATGACCTACCTCGACTACCGCTTCCGCGTCGAGCTCGACCGCGGCTCGTACGAGAAGATCGCGCAGCACGCGGCCGACCGCGGCCTGCACTGGTTCGCCTCGCCGTGGGACGTCCCGTCGGTCGCGTTCCTCGAGGACCTCGGCGTCGTCACGCACAAGGTCGCGTCCGCGTCGGTCACGGACCTCGAGCTGCTGCGCGCTCTCGCAGCGACGGGCAAGTCGATCATCCTCTCCACCGGCATGTCGACGATCGAGCAGATCGACACGGCGGTCGAGACCCTCGGCACGTCGAACCTCGTCCTCATGCACGCGACGTCGACGTACCCGCTGCCGCCCGAGGAGGCGAACCTCCGCACGATCGCGACGCTCAGCGAGCGCTACGGCGTGCCCGTCGGCTACTCGGGCCACGAGCGCGGACTGCAGATCTCGGTCGCGGCCGTCGCCCTCGGCGCCGTGACGGTCGAGCGTCACATCACGCTCGACCGCACGATGTGGGGCTCCGACCAGGCCTCCTCGCTCGAGCCGACCGGCTTCAAGAACCTCGTGCGCGACATCCGCATCGTCGAGCAGGCCATGGGCGACGGCATCAAGCGCGTCTTCCCGGGCGAGCTCGCGCCGCTCTCCCGCCTGCGCCGGGTCGACGCCTGA
- a CDS encoding polysialyltransferase family glycosyltransferase: MTQLLLVTSPRQMLLIAAAIDHGALPPAPHGRVVVLADTVPVPETGPELATSVALAALTRRGARVVSWTATIAPLRPESFVPRRDEQPVWERFLRERWLLTDGRVDLVLADPAHGPGRALARVFPHARLVLLADRLDAWAPARRRLRDGLPERIDSLVAPELLPGLRPHSLDEHGTRTVVVPVRRLVDVVAEVVRLDAPGRPSAHHDAALVLVDAPADLGLHDGDSAGAPTGHDPAALADRLAGLVADEVRGAGLGRAVLVVHPRSTPDQVRRTACTLRAAGVEVTFLDDDVPAEVVVVRDAPRLVVGTASTALVTALALGAHDVRAVGTADVLDALTPYHHPARTGLTVTDRLLSPGADPSASEVVLLLEAVMYVMHPDRVPHLRPATIALLRAEQGTDAEGRPAWRRWIRKRRLERLGLLGATGTGADLEHAADLELVSEHEHAAVPGASSGGRTAAGLGRPGPTRPEHVVASPRITDDPPRRPYRLQLALQRLRARGPDRSGA; this comes from the coding sequence TTGACGCAGCTGCTCCTCGTCACCTCGCCGCGCCAGATGCTGCTGATTGCCGCCGCGATCGACCACGGCGCCCTGCCGCCCGCACCGCACGGACGCGTCGTCGTCCTCGCCGACACCGTGCCCGTCCCGGAGACGGGACCCGAGCTCGCGACGTCGGTCGCGCTCGCCGCGCTCACGCGGCGCGGGGCGCGCGTCGTCAGCTGGACAGCGACGATCGCACCGCTGCGTCCGGAGTCGTTCGTGCCGCGGCGCGACGAGCAACCGGTCTGGGAGAGGTTCCTCCGCGAACGCTGGCTGCTGACGGACGGGAGGGTCGACCTCGTGCTCGCCGACCCGGCGCACGGTCCCGGGCGGGCGCTCGCGCGCGTCTTCCCGCACGCCCGCCTCGTCCTGCTCGCCGACCGACTCGACGCCTGGGCCCCCGCACGCCGACGGCTGCGTGACGGGCTGCCGGAGCGGATCGACTCGCTCGTCGCACCCGAGCTGCTGCCGGGCCTGCGACCGCACTCTCTCGACGAGCACGGCACACGCACCGTCGTCGTGCCGGTGCGGCGGCTCGTCGACGTCGTCGCGGAGGTCGTGCGCCTCGACGCCCCCGGACGTCCCTCCGCGCACCACGACGCGGCGCTCGTGCTCGTCGATGCTCCCGCGGACCTGGGCCTCCACGACGGCGACTCTGCAGGCGCGCCGACGGGTCATGATCCTGCCGCCCTTGCCGACAGGCTCGCGGGGCTCGTGGCCGACGAGGTGCGCGGGGCGGGACTCGGACGGGCCGTGCTCGTCGTCCATCCGCGGTCCACGCCGGACCAGGTCCGTCGCACGGCCTGTACGCTGCGAGCCGCGGGCGTCGAGGTGACGTTCCTGGACGACGACGTCCCCGCCGAGGTCGTCGTCGTCCGGGACGCGCCACGGCTCGTCGTCGGCACCGCGTCGACCGCCCTCGTCACGGCGCTCGCCCTCGGCGCGCACGACGTGCGCGCGGTCGGGACGGCCGACGTGCTCGACGCGCTCACGCCGTACCACCACCCCGCCCGCACCGGCCTCACGGTGACGGACAGGCTGCTCTCACCTGGCGCAGACCCCTCGGCGTCCGAGGTCGTGCTGCTGCTCGAGGCGGTCATGTACGTCATGCATCCCGACCGGGTGCCGCACCTCCGGCCGGCCACGATCGCGCTGCTGCGCGCCGAGCAGGGCACGGATGCCGAGGGCCGGCCGGCATGGCGACGGTGGATCCGGAAGCGGCGGCTCGAGCGTCTCGGGCTCCTCGGGGCGACGGGCACGGGCGCCGACCTCGAGCACGCCGCTGACCTCGAGCTGGTGTCCGAGCACGAGCATGCAGCTGTGCCCGGGGCGTCGTCGGGCGGCCGCACCGCAGCGGGTCTCGGCCGCCCGGGACCGACACGACCTGAGCACGTCGTCGCCAGTCCGAGGATCACCGACGACCCGCCGCGGCGACCGTACCGGCTCCAGCTGGCGCTCCAGCGGCTGCGGGCGCGTGGCCCCGACCGGAGCGGCGCATGA